One stretch of Marinobacterium iners DNA includes these proteins:
- the mutS gene encoding DNA mismatch repair protein MutS, with protein MMQQYLRIKAQHPDQLLFYRMGDFYELFYDDAKKAARLLDISLTARGKSAGEPIPMAGIPYHSAEGYIARIVKAGESVVICEQVGDPATSKGPVAREVVRIVTPGTLSDEALLDEHQDNILMAICVQGERYGLALVDISSGRFSLFEVEGTDALLAELERLRPAELLYPDDSGLSRLLGKRPGSHGRPPWEFEADTAQRLLCDQFNTRDLSGFGCDHLPLAISAAGCLLQYARDTQRSTLPHIRRLQVEQHDEAVILDAATRRNLELDLNLSGGRSNTLASVLDKCRTPMGSRLLRRWLHRPLRDRATLESRQDAIRWLMQPGQSEDIAEQLRLIGDMERILSRIALRSARPRDLERLRNALTSLPDLQRLIQAADAPLVGTLAQSIATFPELSELLQSAIIDGPPVVIRDGGVIAAGYDAELDELRGLSENAGDYLLQLEQRERARTDIANLKVGYNRVHGYYIEVTKAQAVDMPADYIRRQTLKNAERFITPELKEFEDKALSAKSKALAREKALYEALIETLAAELGPLQESAAALAQLDVLNTLADRALALEYQCPRLVDEPCIQIEAGRHPVVESVLETPFVANDLELHPARRMLIITGPNMGGKSTYMRQAALITLLAHIGSYVPAQAARIGIVDRIFTRMGSSDDLAGGRSTFMVEMTETANILHNATERSLVLMDEVGRGTSTFDGLSLAWSCADYLAREIRAFTLFATHYFELTALPEQATGVDNVHLTAVEHNDHIVFMHEVQQGPASQSYGLQVAQLAGIPARVITQARDKLVLLEQDSRSSAGQPVRNPIPDSARHNGPIQSDLFVTSGPSAAELHLRELQPDELTPRQALDALYSLKQLLD; from the coding sequence ATGATGCAGCAGTACTTACGCATTAAGGCGCAGCACCCGGATCAATTGCTGTTTTACCGTATGGGGGATTTTTACGAGCTGTTCTATGACGACGCCAAGAAGGCGGCGCGACTGCTGGATATCTCGCTGACGGCACGGGGCAAGTCGGCCGGTGAGCCGATTCCGATGGCGGGCATTCCCTACCACTCGGCCGAGGGCTATATCGCCCGGATCGTCAAGGCCGGCGAGTCGGTGGTGATCTGTGAGCAGGTGGGTGACCCGGCGACCAGCAAGGGGCCGGTTGCGCGCGAGGTCGTGCGTATCGTCACACCCGGCACACTGAGTGATGAAGCCCTGCTGGATGAACATCAGGACAATATTCTGATGGCAATCTGTGTGCAGGGTGAACGTTATGGCCTTGCGCTGGTGGATATCAGCTCGGGCCGGTTCAGTCTGTTCGAGGTGGAGGGTACGGATGCCCTGCTGGCCGAGCTGGAGCGCCTGCGCCCGGCTGAGCTGCTTTACCCCGATGACTCCGGTCTGTCCCGGCTGTTGGGCAAACGCCCGGGCAGTCATGGCCGTCCGCCCTGGGAGTTCGAAGCCGATACGGCGCAGCGGCTGTTATGTGATCAGTTCAATACCCGTGACCTGAGCGGATTCGGTTGTGACCACCTGCCACTGGCGATCAGTGCGGCGGGTTGCCTGCTGCAGTATGCGCGGGATACCCAACGCAGCACTCTGCCGCACATACGCCGCCTGCAGGTTGAGCAGCATGACGAAGCGGTGATTCTGGATGCGGCAACACGGCGTAATCTTGAACTGGATCTGAACCTGTCGGGTGGACGCAGCAACACCCTGGCGTCTGTACTGGACAAGTGCCGCACGCCGATGGGCAGTCGTTTGCTACGCCGCTGGCTGCATCGCCCTCTGCGCGACCGCGCAACGCTGGAAAGCCGTCAGGATGCGATCCGCTGGCTGATGCAGCCAGGCCAGAGCGAGGATATTGCCGAGCAGCTGCGCCTGATCGGGGACATGGAGCGTATTCTGTCACGCATCGCACTGCGATCCGCGCGCCCACGTGACCTTGAACGCCTGCGCAATGCATTGACCTCGCTGCCGGACCTGCAACGGTTGATTCAAGCTGCCGATGCACCGCTGGTGGGCACACTGGCACAGTCCATTGCCACCTTTCCCGAGCTGTCCGAGCTGCTGCAAAGCGCCATCATCGATGGCCCTCCGGTGGTGATTCGTGACGGTGGCGTGATTGCAGCTGGCTACGATGCCGAACTGGATGAGCTGAGGGGCTTGAGTGAAAACGCCGGCGATTATCTGCTGCAGCTGGAGCAGCGCGAGCGTGCGCGCACCGATATTGCCAACCTTAAAGTCGGTTACAACCGGGTTCACGGCTACTATATCGAAGTCACCAAGGCGCAGGCGGTCGACATGCCGGCGGACTATATCCGCCGCCAGACGCTGAAAAATGCCGAGCGCTTCATCACGCCCGAACTGAAAGAGTTTGAAGACAAGGCACTGAGTGCCAAAAGCAAGGCACTGGCACGGGAGAAGGCACTCTATGAGGCGCTGATCGAAACCCTGGCAGCCGAACTGGGGCCGCTGCAGGAGTCCGCGGCCGCTCTGGCGCAGCTGGATGTACTGAATACGCTGGCAGACCGGGCCCTGGCACTGGAATATCAATGTCCCCGGCTGGTGGATGAGCCCTGTATCCAAATCGAAGCGGGTCGGCACCCGGTGGTCGAGTCCGTGCTCGAAACCCCGTTTGTAGCCAACGACCTTGAACTGCATCCCGCACGGCGGATGCTGATCATCACCGGTCCCAACATGGGCGGCAAGTCCACCTATATGCGTCAGGCTGCGCTGATTACGCTGCTGGCCCACATCGGCAGCTATGTACCGGCTCAGGCGGCTCGCATCGGCATTGTCGATCGCATTTTCACCCGCATGGGCTCGTCGGACGACCTGGCCGGTGGACGCTCAACCTTTATGGTCGAGATGACCGAAACCGCCAACATTCTGCACAACGCCACCGAACGCAGCCTGGTGCTGATGGATGAGGTCGGGCGCGGTACCAGTACATTCGATGGCCTGTCGCTGGCCTGGTCCTGTGCCGATTATCTGGCACGGGAAATTCGGGCCTTCACCCTGTTTGCCACCCACTACTTTGAATTGACCGCCCTGCCCGAGCAGGCGACGGGAGTCGATAACGTGCACTTGACCGCCGTTGAGCACAACGATCACATCGTGTTCATGCATGAGGTGCAACAGGGCCCGGCCAGTCAAAGCTACGGTCTGCAGGTTGCACAGCTGGCAGGGATTCCGGCCCGGGTGATCACTCAGGCACGTGACAAACTGGTATTGCTGGAGCAGGACAGCCGCAGCAGTGCCGGCCAACCCGTACGCAACCCGATCCCCGACTCGGCACGCCATAACGGCCCGATTCAGAGCGACCTGTTTGTGACCAGCGGCCCCTCTGCCGCCGAGCTGCATCTGCGCGAACTGCAGCCGGATGAGCTGACACCGCGACAGGCACTGGACGCACTGTACAGCCTCAAACAGCTGTTGGATTAA
- the fdxA gene encoding ferredoxin FdxA — translation MTYIVTDNCIRCKYTDCVEVCPVDCFYEGPNFLVIHPDECIDCGLCEPECPADAILHEDDLSDAQEIYFQLNTELSEIWPNINQRKAPLTDADKWNGEPDKLQYLER, via the coding sequence ATGACCTATATCGTCACTGACAACTGTATTCGCTGCAAGTACACGGACTGTGTCGAGGTCTGCCCTGTGGACTGCTTCTATGAGGGTCCCAACTTTCTGGTGATTCACCCGGACGAGTGCATCGACTGCGGACTGTGTGAGCCGGAGTGCCCAGCAGACGCCATTCTGCACGAGGATGACCTGAGCGATGCGCAGGAGATTTACTTTCAGCTGAACACGGAGCTGTCCGAAATATGGCCCAATATCAATCAGCGCAAGGCGCCACTGACTGATGCGGACAAATGGAATGGTGAGCCGGACAAGCTCCAGTATCTGGAGCGCTAG
- a CDS encoding undecaprenyl-phosphate glucose phosphotransferase, with protein sequence MTLTPSRYNPRNRNRSLTFWIQWLVGIAAALLLLIGLTLAKTTDFAPHYRVLAVLALLGSLPVYQLLRVYDRQTGYLTGSVRLLGGWLVLLAILAIAAFVTKTSELYSREVLLQWSLLGYGLQFAAFVPLHHLSRRYHERLRQERRAAIVGTGELALELAEKLSRNRQEPLQGLIQPNDEPVKDRPLYPVIGAVSQLRDLIAQHEIRRLYIALPAAEMAQVEGLYIDLLDASVDVVWIPDLASLVMLNHSVTEIEGLPAIHLNESPLTRYPTSALLKATLDRVAAALGIIAISPLLIGTAIAVKLSSPGPVLFRQPRHGMNGEIFQVLKFRSMKVHDDKEVKQAQRNDDRITAVGRFIRRTSIDELPQLFNVLKGDMSLVGPRPHAVAHNDYYSHKITAYMARHRIKPGITGLAQISGYRGETETLDKMQKRVELDLQYINNWSVWLDIKILLKTPFTLISKDIY encoded by the coding sequence ATGACACTCACCCCATCCCGTTACAACCCCCGCAACCGTAACCGCAGCCTCACCTTCTGGATTCAATGGCTGGTCGGCATTGCCGCTGCGCTGTTGCTGCTGATTGGCCTCACCCTGGCCAAAACAACCGACTTTGCACCGCACTACCGTGTATTGGCAGTGCTGGCGCTGTTGGGGTCCTTGCCGGTATATCAACTCCTGCGCGTATATGATCGCCAAACGGGCTATCTCACCGGCAGTGTGAGGCTGCTGGGTGGCTGGCTGGTACTGCTGGCGATACTCGCAATCGCCGCCTTTGTGACCAAAACCAGTGAACTCTACTCCCGTGAAGTGCTGCTGCAATGGTCGTTGCTGGGCTATGGCCTGCAATTTGCCGCCTTTGTCCCCCTGCATCACCTGTCACGCCGCTACCATGAACGGCTGCGTCAGGAACGTCGCGCCGCCATTGTGGGCACCGGTGAGCTGGCGCTGGAGCTGGCGGAAAAACTGAGTCGTAATCGACAGGAGCCACTGCAAGGGCTGATCCAGCCCAATGATGAGCCGGTCAAGGATCGACCGCTCTATCCCGTCATCGGCGCTGTCAGCCAACTGCGTGACTTGATCGCGCAACATGAGATTCGTCGCCTGTATATCGCCCTTCCGGCCGCCGAGATGGCCCAGGTAGAAGGCCTCTATATCGACCTGCTCGATGCCAGCGTGGATGTGGTCTGGATACCCGACCTTGCCAGCCTGGTAATGCTCAACCACTCGGTCACCGAGATCGAAGGCCTGCCGGCCATTCACCTCAATGAAAGCCCCCTGACCCGTTACCCCACCAGCGCGCTGCTTAAAGCCACACTGGATAGGGTCGCCGCCGCGCTGGGCATCATCGCCATCAGCCCCTTGCTGATCGGCACCGCCATCGCTGTCAAACTGTCATCACCGGGGCCGGTGCTGTTTCGGCAGCCGCGCCACGGCATGAACGGTGAAATTTTCCAGGTACTGAAATTCCGCTCCATGAAGGTGCATGACGACAAAGAAGTGAAGCAGGCCCAACGCAACGACGACCGCATCACAGCGGTGGGTCGCTTTATTCGCCGCACCTCCATCGACGAACTACCGCAACTGTTCAATGTACTGAAAGGCGATATGTCACTGGTCGGCCCGCGTCCGCACGCCGTTGCCCACAACGACTACTACTCGCACAAAATCACCGCCTACATGGCCCGCCACCGCATCAAACCCGGCATCACCGGCCTTGCACAGATCAGCGGCTACCGGGGCGAAACCGAAACCTTGGATAAAATGCAAAAGCGCGTAGAACTCGACCTGCAGTACATCAACAACTGGTCAGTCTGGCTGGATATTAAAATCCTGCTGAAAACACCGTTTACACTGATCTCCAAGGATATCTACTAG
- the rpoS gene encoding RNA polymerase sigma factor RpoS, whose amino-acid sequence METVGKGTEYRVSAQSNDAEFDDTEDRYDEEETLNVADEDSDDADSSESEPPEFLNSGRGRGSMAHQDLVNAKSLDATQLYLNEIGFSPLLTAEEEVYFSRRALKGDEASRKRMIESNLRLVVKIARRYINRGLTLLDLIEEGNLGLIRAVEKFDPERGFRFSTYATWWIRQTIERAIMNQTRTIRLPIHVVKELNVYLRASRELAQKLDHEPTAEEIAALVDKPVANVERMLGLNERVSSVDIPAGQGADKPLLDTIPDLDALDPETLLQNNNISGNLNRWMEMLPEKHADVLSRRFGLRGYEMSTLEQVGQEIGLTRERVRQIQVEALRKLREIVEKNGLSGEDLLQ is encoded by the coding sequence ATGGAAACCGTAGGTAAAGGTACAGAATACCGCGTGTCAGCCCAGAGCAACGATGCTGAGTTTGATGACACTGAAGACCGCTACGATGAAGAAGAAACGCTCAATGTTGCCGATGAAGACAGTGATGACGCTGACAGCAGCGAGTCTGAACCGCCAGAGTTTCTGAACAGCGGGCGCGGCAGAGGTTCCATGGCGCATCAGGACCTGGTTAACGCCAAGTCGCTGGATGCAACTCAGCTTTATCTCAACGAGATCGGCTTTTCGCCATTGCTGACAGCGGAAGAAGAGGTTTACTTTTCCCGGCGTGCACTCAAGGGAGACGAGGCCTCCCGGAAACGGATGATCGAGAGCAACCTGCGTCTGGTGGTCAAGATCGCACGGCGTTATATCAACCGTGGGCTGACACTGCTTGATCTGATCGAAGAGGGTAACCTCGGCCTGATTCGCGCGGTGGAAAAATTCGATCCCGAGCGGGGCTTCCGTTTTTCGACCTATGCGACCTGGTGGATTCGACAGACTATCGAACGCGCCATCATGAACCAGACACGCACGATTCGCCTGCCGATACATGTAGTGAAAGAGCTGAACGTGTACTTGCGGGCTTCCCGTGAGCTGGCACAAAAGCTGGATCATGAGCCTACAGCTGAAGAGATCGCAGCACTCGTTGACAAGCCTGTCGCGAATGTAGAACGGATGTTGGGATTGAACGAGCGTGTCAGCTCGGTAGATATCCCGGCTGGGCAGGGAGCTGACAAGCCTCTGCTGGATACGATCCCCGATCTGGATGCGCTTGATCCCGAAACGCTGTTGCAGAACAATAACATCAGCGGCAATCTCAATCGCTGGATGGAGATGCTGCCTGAAAAGCATGCCGATGTACTGTCGCGTCGCTTCGGTCTGCGCGGCTATGAAATGAGCACGTTGGAGCAGGTCGGGCAGGAAATTGGCCTGACGCGTGAACGAGTACGTCAGATTCAAGTTGAAGCTCTGCGCAAGCTGCGTGAAATTGTGGAGAAGAACGGTCTGAGCGGAGAAGATCTGCTGCAGTAA